The region ttttcagcaggtgctttttcgctcgccatttctctcctgttggtcctacgctcttttcgctgcgagttctgagttcctgagggtccgattggtcagataagggtcgtttaaatcgaaactgagaccaaaagttttttgcccaaaaaaaaagtaaggctaacccctttgtgtttttggcgaaaattttcgcgattttgaaaagtgctggaatcaattaattgtggcactgatcggatgtgattttgcgagagaaatcgattgggcgcagtcccaatacgctgcgatcaacgcttcagaagttacagccaaaaaaccagaacctgaattttcgacatttttcagcaggtgctttttcgctcgccatttctctcctgttggtcctacgctcttttcgctgcgagttctgagttcctgagggttcaattggtcagataagggtcgtttaaatcgaatctgagaccaaaagttttttgcccaaaaaaaaagtaaggctaacccctttgtgtttttggcgaaaattttcgcgattttgaaaagtgctggaatcaattaattgtagcactgatcggatgtaattttgcgagagaaatcgattgggcgcagtcccaatacgctgcgatcaacgcatcagaagttacagccaaaaaaccagaacctgaattttcgacatttttcagcaggtgcattttcgctcgccatttctctcctgttggtcctacgctcttttcgctgcgagttccgagtttctgagggtccaattggtcagataagggtcgtttaaatcgaatctgagaccaaaagttttttgcccaaaaaaaaagtaaggctaacccctttgtgtttttggcgaaaattttcgcgatttcgaaaagtgctggaatcaattaattgtagcactgatcggatgtaattttgctagagaaatcgattgggcgcagtcccaatacgctgcgatcaacgcatcagaagttacagccaaaaaaccagaacctgaattttcgacgtttttcagcaggtgcattttcgctcgccatttctctcctgttggtcctacgctcttttcgctgcgagttctgagtttctgagggtccaattggtcagataagggtcgtttaaatcgaatctgagaccaaaagtttttcgcccaaaaaaaaagtaaggctaacccctttgtgtttttggcgaaaattttcgcgattttggaaagtgctggaatcaattaattgtagcactgatcggatgtaattttgcgagagaaatcgattgggcgcagtcccaatacgctgcgatcaacgcatcagaagttacagccaaaaaaccagaacctgaattttcgacatttttcagcaggtgctttttcgctcgccatttctctcctgttggtcctacgctcttttcgctgcgagttctgagttcctgagggtctaattggtcagataagggtcgtttaaatcgaatctgagaccaaaagttttttgcccaaaaaaaaagtaaggctaacccctttgtgtttttggcgaaaattttcgcgattttgaaaagtgctggaatcaattaattgtggcactgatcggatgtaattttgcgagagaaatcgattgggcgtagtcccaatacgctgcgatcaacgcatcagaagttacagccaaaaaaccagaacctgaattttcgacatttttcagctggtgctttttcgctcgccatttctctcctgttggtcctacgctcttttcgctgcgagttctgagttcccgagggtccaattggtcaggtaagggtcgtttaaatcgaatctgagaccaaaagttttttgcccaaaaaaaaagtaaggctaacccctctgtgtttttggcgaaaattttcgcgattttgaaaagtgctggaatcaattaattgtagctctgatcggatgtagttttgcgagagaaatcgattggccGCAGTCCCattacgctgcgatcaacgcatcagaagttacagccaaaaaaccagaccctgaattttcgacatttttcagcaggtgctttttcgctcgccatttctctcctgttggtcctacgctcttttcgctgcgagttctgagttcctgagggtccgattggtcagataagggtcgtttaaatcgaatctgagaccaaaagttttttgcccaaaaaaaaagtaaggctaacccctttgtgtttttggcgaaaattttcgcgattttgaaaagtgctggaatcaattaattgtagcactgatcggatgtagttttgcgagagaaatcgattgggcgcagtcccaatacgctgcgatcaacgcatcagaagttacagccaaaaaaccagaacctgaattttcgacatttttcagcaggtgctttttcgctcgccatttctctcctgttggtcctacgctcttttcgctgcgagttctgagttcctgagggttcaattggtcagataagggtcgtttaaatcgaatctgagaccaaaagttttttgcccaaaaaaaaagtaaggctaacccctttgtgtttttggcgaaaattttcgcgattttgaaaagtgctggaatcaattaattgtagcactgatcggatgtaattttgcgagagaaatcgattgggcgcagtcccaatacgctgcgatcaacgcatcagaagttacagccaaaaaaccagaacctgaattttcgacatttttcagcaggtgcattttcgctcgccatttctctcctgttggtcctacgctcttttcgctgcgagttctgagtttctgagggtccaattggtcagataagggtcgtttaaatcgaatctgagaccaaaagttttttgcccaaaaaaaaagtaaggctaacccctttgtgtttttggcgaaaattttcgcgattttgaaaagtgctggaatcaattaattgtagcactgatcggatgtaattttgcgagagaaattgattgggcgcagtcccaatacgctgcgatcaacgcatcagaagttacagccaaaaaaccagaacctgaattttcgacaattttcagcaggtgcattttcgctcgccatttcactcctgttggtcctacgctccttttgctgcgagttctgagttcctgagggtccaattggtcagataagggtcgtttaaatcgaatctgagaccaaaagttttttgcccaaaaaaaaagtaaggctaaccccttcgtgtttttggcgaaaattttcgcgattttgaaaagtgctggaatcaattaattgtagcactgatcggatgtaattttgcgagagaaatcgattgggcgcagtaccaatacgctgcgatcaacgcatcagaagttacagccaaaaaaccagaacctgaattttcgacaattttcagcaggtgcattttcgctcgccatttctctcctgttggtcctacgctccttttgctgcgagttctgagttcctgagggtccaattggtcagataagggtcgtttaaatcgaatctgagaccaaaagttttttgcccaaaaaaaaagtaaggctaacccctttgtgtttttgacgaaaattttcgcgattttgaaaagtgctggaatcaattaattgtagcactgatcggatgtaatttagcgagagaaatcgattgggcgcagtcccaatacgctgcgatcaacggatcaagagTTACACTCAGTTTAAGAAGAGTGCGTCAAACGCATTCACAGAACAAAACTTAGtctttcaaaaattgagaataaacGACGGCCAACGCTATGGTTTTCTCTAGGAGCAAATGATAATTGACCCATCTTCTTCCAGTCACACGAGGCGCTGAATCCTCTGGTTTGTTTTGCCGAGCGGCGACAACCGTCGCGCCGTCCATGGCGTTGACTGTAGATCAGGGCGAGGAGGTCAACGGCCTTGGTATCCATAGATACGAGTAAATTATAACTGACAACAAACTCTTTGTCGACGACATTACATCGATGATTCCGGCCGTGAGTGTCAACCTGAAGGGCGTTTACTACTGTATAATATAGGGTGAATGATCGTTTACTCAGAAGTTCAATAAACATCAAAgatatatttgttattttggGAATGGGAATCACAAATTACATTCATCATGAGTAACAGTAATTACTCAGAAGTACATTCGTGGTACCGAAGATTTTCTCTTATACTATAAGAATTTTGGTCTCTAATCTATATTTTCAGTTCATTTAAGCATCTGACAAGTAAGCTCACCAGCTAAGCTTATACCCGTTAATcatttatccttttttttagGTTCGAAAAGTCAGGAGTCATATCAAGTATACGAACACATCTTAGACAAAACTTGGTAATTGCTCTTAAAAACAATGCATCTTCTCGTGAAGTAAAGACAGACTTCAGATCAGCAAAGCAATATGTCTATGACATGTTAATTGCTGAATATTTACTAAAGTATAATTACTTTTACACGTTATCGGTCTTTGCAAGTGAAACACCGCTCCTAATTAACCTACATCAACAAGCAGAAGCATACACTCAGAGCACTGAAGACTGCAAGAAAAATAAGCTGCCAAACGACTATGTTCATCACGCACTTCAAACTCTGGGAATAAGCCCTGAGAAACCTAATGgacaaaatattttgtctCATTACGCTGATGGTGACTCGCCTCTGATTTTCTGCATTCTTAAATCTttaattctatatttttccaatacattgtttgataaaaatgatacGGACAAAGTACATACTAATAACCAACAAACACAAACTGATCATATCGTTCCAACCGAGACTTTTGAAACAATTGCCCTGTTGgatgcaaagaaaaaattgttccaaCAGAAAGAACTTTTTGGTACTCAGTTAAAAAACAAGGAATTCGAGTTAAGGGAACAGGCATTATCAATAGAACGACAATTAGCTTCACTGAATGGAAAACTTCAACATGCACAGGTACattaagtttattttttatgtaaacATGCGATGGAAATGTCACTCTTTGTATCTgatagtaattttattttatcacactGTGTCAATTATATATTACCATTTGGCTCGTTCagagtaaaattttgtttagaTCTTACACATGCATTGATCTCTTAATTACTGCTTACAtcataaaagtaaattgataaCTCAACAACTTTAGAACCTTATGCAACTTGTGGATTCAAAAGAAAATCGTCTGGCAcgagaaaagttgaaaaatgaacaaaatctGGCAAGCAGAGAACTGGAGTTATCAGTAAAAGAAAGGCTACTTTCTGAAGAAGCTGATAGGTTTGTCACTCGAGTATTTGCATTAGTAAGTACAAACATTATTGATTGTAATATCATTAACCCTTGCGAATTTTTTAGGTTACAAAAAGAACGAGTTAGTTACAGAACATTTGAAGGAGACGTGAAAAAACTGCAGGAAGAATTAATTAAAGTTCGAAATGAAATTCCTGCTCAATCTGCGATGTTCAGTACGATAAAAAAAGACGAGTGTATGCAAACAGATATTTCCGTTAGCGCCTCAAATGTAGAAGTGCGACTGCTTAATGAAGAAAAGCAAGAATTAACTAATCTTATTAGAGAACAACAATCAAGGATAGAAGAATTAACGTTACGCGTTGTTACATTGTCCAGACAATTAGAGGAGGCTCTATTATCAAGGGCTTCCAATAGCAAAAACATGAATGCAAATAATGGGTACAGCGAAAGTAGTTCGACTGAAGATATCTTGCAAGATGCAAAAATGCGACTTAGGCGACTAGAAGCAGAAAGTTTAAGAGCAgatcaatattttcagagCTGTATAACTATTTCTCcataataaatgaatgaataattaaatgtgtaatatagtattcataattttttgtcactgAGTATGTAAATCTACCTGAGTATTTCCTTTTGTATTAATAATTCGATTCTTATAActaatattacatattttttcaacaaatacaTTGCATATAACGAGATAATAACAGACAACTAAGCAGGCGATGAATAATGTTCACTTAACTATAAGTAATAATACCAAAATTAAGCATATGTAAAGTGTGGAATATTTAgtttattgtataaaattgaatataagcgtaatatacaaattattcaCTATGCTTCTTTATTGTTTCCGAAATCTATCTTAATTACATACAACATTCAAACATATGATATAAAATGTAAGTCAAACTTCTTCCATTGATCTACATCACCTCCGTTTTGGATCTGAACTTCGCCTAGTAATAATCAGTTAAGGAATTATAGAATACAGTTAAGAATAGTACAGTAGTTTCATTTTCGAAGAGTGTTTTTCGGTCTTCTTTCAGTGCTCCAACTTATCGTTAGTCTTcgggtataatttttattccgataAACAGATTCAGCAGCAACAGATTTATTACTATGCTCTATTATTCATtccacttttatttttttactcttttttatTGTCAACTCACTAATACTGATAGAAAAGGATATTGTTTGTCGCGTGTTTCCCGTCCTTCTCGTTCGTGAACCCGTTCCTTTGTGTATGGAGATTTTTCCTGAAATCATATTGGTTCTGAGCTTTCGGTGTAGGTAAATGTATTGAAAATGACTTGTGTACTTGTTAGTATCACCTATATATTCTTTGTGGGCATTGTTATTGTCTTCCAA is a window of Neodiprion fabricii isolate iyNeoFabr1 chromosome 6, iyNeoFabr1.1, whole genome shotgun sequence DNA encoding:
- the LOC124185778 gene encoding uncharacterized protein LOC124185778; translation: MSNSNYSEVHSWFEKSGVISSIRTHLRQNLVIALKNNASSREVKTDFRSAKQYVYDMLIAEYLLKYNYFYTLSVFASETPLLINLHQQAEAYTQSTEDCKKNKLPNDYVHHALQTLGISPEKPNGQNILSHYADGDSPLIFCILKSLILYFSNTLFDKNDTDKVHTNNQQTQTDHIVPTETFETIALLDAKKKLFQQKELFGTQLKNKEFELREQALSIERQLASLNGKLQHAQNLMQLVDSKENRLAREKLKNEQNLASRELELSVKERLLSEEADRLQKERVSYRTFEGDVKKLQEELIKVRNEIPAQSAMFSTIKKDECMQTDISVSASNVEVRLLNEEKQELTNLIREQQSRIEELTLRVVTLSRQLEEALLSRASNSKNMNANNGYSESSSTEDILQDAKMRLRRLEAESLRADQYFQSCITISP